In Amaranthus tricolor cultivar Red isolate AtriRed21 chromosome 3, ASM2621246v1, whole genome shotgun sequence, a single window of DNA contains:
- the LOC130808757 gene encoding NAC domain-containing protein 83-like produces MERMSFVKNGVLRLPPGFRFHPTDEELVVQYLKRKVYACPLPASIIPEVDVCKADPWDLPGETREERYFFSTKEAKYPNGNRSNRATVSGYWKATGKDKAVFGGGRSNNNNHSVVVGMKKTLVFYRGKPPYGSRTDWIMHEYRLVDANDQPQFISRILNSPFNKNLIQRTGETRGNWVLCRIFLKKRNKNAATKNDDEEEEEIICEEENKKYNFYKQNIQNKIKMITKLEKPIFYDFMSRDLNLPAPSSSSSGSSAVTNHDDHDHHHDDSSDEIDESSSSCSCNSLAYFRRKL; encoded by the exons ATGGAAAGGATGAGTTTTGTCAAAAATGGAGTATTAAGATTACCACCTGGGTTTAGATTTCACCCTACTGATGAAGAATTAGTTGTACAGTACTTAAAACGTAAGGTTTATGCTTGTCCTTTACCTGCTTCTATCATCCCTGAAGTTGATGTTTGTAAAGCTGATCCATGGGATTTGCCTG GGGAAACAAGGGAAGAAAGGTATTTTTTTAGTACTAAAGAGGCTAAGTACCCAAATGGGAATAGATCAAACAGAGCAACAGTGTCTGGGTATTGGAAAGCTACAGGGAAAGATAAAGCTGTTTTTGGTGGTGGGagaagtaacaataataatcatagtGTTGTTGTTGGTATGAAGAAAACTCTTGTTTTCTATCGAGGAAAACCTCCTTATGGGTCCAGAACTGATTGGATTATGCATGAATATCGCCTTGTTGATGCTAATGATCAACCTCAATTTATTTCACGAATTCTTAATTCCCCTTTCAACAAGAATTTGATACAG AGAACAGGAGAAACAAGAGGGAATTGGGTGTTATGCAGAATTTTCCTTAAGAAAAGGAATAAGAATGCAGCGACCAAAAATGATgacgaggaagaagaagagataaTATGTGAGGAagagaataaaaaatataatttttataagcaGAATATacagaataagataaaaatgatAACTAAACTTGAAAAGCCAATTTTCTATGATTTTATGTCTAGAGACTTGAATTTGCCTGCTCCTTCTTCCTCCTCATCAGGATCAAGTGCTGTCACTAACCACGACGACCATGACCACCACCACGATGATTCGTCGGACGAAATCGACGAAAGCAGTAGCAGCTGCAGTTGTAATAGTTTGGCATATTTTAGAAGAAAACTTTAA